The nucleotide window AAAGACCTGCAGTCTTCCCCTATAAAGACAGTAAGAGGTCCCATGGAATTATGACTGTAATGTGACGATTCCGGGAAAAGAGAACTTGGCTGACACTTCAAAAGAGGACCAAGATATGGGCTCCTATACACGTAGCGGGAGACGTTATGATACAGTAAGCGAGAAGGCACAACCCGTAAAAGGAAAAGCCCCAATGGTCGAAGAGATGAAGGAAAAAGTGGCCAAATTTGAACTTCCTATTAATAAGCTAGTTAATGAAGAGGAGGCTaaggagtttttaaaattcctaaagcacaGCGAGTACAGTGTGGCAGAACAACTACGTAAACAACCAGCTCGTATCTCAGTGCTAGCCGTACTCCTAAGTTCAGAAGTCTACCGCAGCGCGCTGATAAATGTCTTGAATGAAACATATGTTGCCAATGATATCTCCGTCAACAAGCTAGACCGCTTAGTTATCAACATAAGTGccgataattttattttcttcaatGACGACGAGATACCACCCGGTGGCAGAGGGTCGACTAAAGCTTTACACATTACCACGCGCTGTAAGGGGTATACGTTGCTAGGCGTACTGATTGACAACGGGTCGGCTTTGAACGTCCTGTCATTGACTACACTAAATAGATTACCCATAGACAGCTCTCACATGAAAGAGTGTCAGAACATAGTGAAAGCTGTCGATGGTACGGAGAGCAGGGTGATAGGCAGAATTGAGGTACCTCTTCTGATCgggccaaacacatatgaggtggatttcctATTGATGGATATCAAACCCTCATACAACTGCTTGTTAGGgaggccctggatacattcagTTGGGGCAGTTCCTTCATCGTTGCATCAAAAGTTGAAGTTAGTTTTCGAGGGGCGGTTGATAACGATAAATGCTGAAGAGGATATAATTGCAGCTGTAAGCAGTAATGCACTctatttggagacagatgacgAAGCAATCGAATGCTTATTTCAGTCTTTGGAATTTGTTAATACGACGTTCATTACCGAGAGAAGCAAGATTCTGACGCCGAAATCATCTAAAACTACGAGGATGAGTCTACAGTTGACGGTTGGGAAATGAGCTCTACCCGGAAGAGGACTTGGGAGACATCTTCAAGGAAAGGTTGAAACGCCAGTGTTGAAGGACAAGAGAGACCATTTCGGCCAAGAATTTAAATCGGATGCGAGACAAAGGAAAAAAGAGctggaaaagaagcaagaaagaaggagagcacGATTAACGGTGGAGGAAATCAAATGGGAGCCAATGATATTCCGCTATATATCGAAAACTTTTTTGTCCAGAGGAGTCATTCATCCTGAGAGAGGCACACCAAGAAAGGAAGCCATAGAAAAAAAGTTGGGAAGCttggacatcaacgccacataCGAAGAAGGGGCAGGAGGAGAAAATTTGTCGGGCATTTGCCCCTACATACCTGGAAGTGTTCTGGATaactggactgcggaagagatttcTGTAGTCTATAGAGCTgactcagagtaatgtccaaaacacacttattgctctaggcctaagAGTAATAAGAAtcctttgtgaaataggcttatgtttaaaaacgttatttcaatgaaaggcacagttattatcattttgagcatatattctttcattctttcaatttcattcataatcatgtgATACCAATGATTACTTTCGGATTCTTTTGTTCTTCGGATGTTcttctaaatattctttcattcttcaCTAATAATCATACCATATAGATAAGTATTCTTAAATTCTTTTGGTTCTTTGTATCTTCTTTCATCCTCATaacaggtctctagatatcaatgatatgagtgacACTACTAGCGgctcagagtctccttttgagcgagatatgtgtatggaggattctcaggatttcgaagatgaccaaggctgtagcctatctcctgatttgttgaggatagtagaacaagacgagaaacaaatcctacctcgcaAAGAATAagtagaaattgtgagcttaggaaaAGGACAAGAGGTGAAGATTGGAACTTGTATCACCATGGAGATGAAGCGAGACCTTATcgaattacttcaagaattcaaaaatgtcttcgcatggtcataccaagatatgcccgggTTGAACACTGACATCGTGGTGCACCGACTCTCCATAAAGAAAGAAtgtaagccagttcagcaaaaactcCGAAGAATGAGGCTCGACGTcctgctaaaaataaaagaagaggttcaAAAGCAGTTTGACGCTGGATTTTTAAATGTGGTAAAATACTCCGagtgggtagccaacatcgtttTCGTCCCGAAGaaggatggaaaagtacgaatgtgtgtagactacagagatttgaacaGAGCCAGCCTGAAAGATAATTTCCCACTGCCTCATATTGATAGTttagtggataacacggcagGACACTCGCTGTTTTCCTTCATGGACGGTTTCTCCAGATATAACTAGATCAAAATGCATCCTAAAGACATGGAGAATACCATATTTGTAACTATGTGGGggacgttctgctacaaggtgataccGTTTGGACTGAAAAATACGGGGGTAACATATCAAAGGGCCATGGTAACCctgtttcacgacatgatgcacaaagaaatcaaAGTTTATGTCAATGGTATGATCACAAAATCCCGAACAGAGAAGGAGCACATACAAGTCCTGAGAAAGTTGTTCTTAAGGTTGATGAAACTTCGGCTAAAACTCAATCTAGCCAAATGTACCTTCAGAGCCAAGTTTGGAAAGCTTCTCGGATCCGTGGTTAGTGAGAAAGAGATTGAGATCGAACCAGACAaggtcaaagccatacaagaactaTCTCCGCCGcgtacccagaaagaggttcgaggctttctaggaagattaaattacatcgctcggttcatttcacaactaacccagaaatgtgaccctattttccgcctcctcaagaaacacaacccaggtgaatgggatgaagaatgccaaaggACTTTCGGCAAGGTCAAACAGTACTTATCCAACGCTCCGGTGTTGATGCCACCTAACCCCgataagccattgatactgtatttggcagtatttgagaattctatgggatgcgtacTGGGTCAGCATGATGAGTTAAGCAGGAAAGAAAAAGCTATTTACTATTTTAGTAAAAAGTTCACGGAATGTGAGACAAGGTACCCACCgatagagaagttgtgttgtgccctaatttggacaacccgaaagctgaggcaatatatgttgtatcacactacttcgctcatctcaaaactagaacctttaaagtacatgatggagtcaacagctttgaatggaaggatggcccaaTGGTAAATTCTGCTCTCTGAATTCGACATaatctatgtgaaccagaaagcagtaaaagggagtgcaatagcagattttctagctAGTAGAGTTTCAGAAGATTACGAACCCTTGAACTtcgatttcccaaatgaagaccTGATGTGTGTTGCAACCACTAAAAAATGTGCTCTGGAAGAACTTCCCTGGAAACTAAACTTCGATAGGGcg belongs to Gossypium arboreum isolate Shixiya-1 chromosome 7, ASM2569848v2, whole genome shotgun sequence and includes:
- the LOC108485206 gene encoding uncharacterized protein LOC108485206 produces the protein MGSYTRSGRRYDTVSEKAQPVKGKAPMVEEMKEKVAKFELPINKLVNEEEAKEFLKFLKHSEYSVAEQLRKQPARISVLAVLLSSEVYRSALINVLNETYVANDISVNKLDRLVINISADNFIFFNDDEIPPGGRGSTKALHITTRCKGYTLLGVLIDNGSALNVLSLTTLNRLPIDSSHMKECQNIVKAVDGTESRVIGRIEVPLLIGPNTYEVDFLLMDIKPSYNCLLGRPWIHSVGAVPSSLHQKLKLVFEGRLITINAEEDIIAAVSSNALYLETDDEAIECLFQSLEFVNTTGLGRHLQGKVETPVLKDKRDHFGQEFKSDARQRKKELEKKQERRRARLTVEEIKWEPMIFRYISKTFLSRGVIHPERGTPRKEAIEKKLGSLDINATYEEGAGGENLSGICPYIPGSVLDNWTAEEISVVYRADSE